The DNA segment TCCCGGTCCGCGGCCCCTTCCCGGTCCCCCGCCCCGCCCCGCTCCCCGTCTCCTTCCCCGGCCTCTTCCGGGCCCCCGCGCGGCCGCCCTCTCGACGGGCTGCGGGTGCTCGACCTGGCCACGCTCTTCGCCGGGCCCATGGCCGCCACGCACCTCGGTGACTTCGGCGCCGAGGTGATCAAGGTGGAGCATCCGGGGCGGCCCGACCCCTCGCGCGGGCACGGCCCGTCGAAGGACGGGGTGGGCCTGTGGTGGAAGGTGCTCGGCCGCAACAAACGGACGATCACCCTCGACCTGTCCAGACCCGGCGGCCGGACCACGCTGCTGCGCCTCGCCGCCACCGCCGACGTGGTGATCGAGAACTTCCGCCCCGGCACCCTGGAGAAGTGGGACCTGGGCTGGGCGGAGCTGTCCGCCGCCAACCCGCGGCTGGTCCTCGCCCGGGTCACCGCCTTCGGCCAGTTCGGTCCGTACGCGCACCGGCCCGGCTTCGGCACCCTCGCCGAGGCGATGAGCGGCTTCGCGGCCCTCACCGGCGAACCGGACGCGCCGCCGACGCTCCCGCCGTTCGGGCTCGCGGACGCGGTCGCGGGCCTGGCGACGGCGTACGCGGTCATGACGGCGCTGGCCGCCCGCGAGCGGACCGGCGAGGGCCAGGTCGTGGACATGGCGATCATCGAGCCGATGCTCGCGGTCGTCGGCCCCCAGCCGACCTGGTACGACCAGCTCGGCTACGTGCAGGAACGCGCCGGCAACCGGTCGGCGAACAACGCCCCGCGCAACACCTACCGCACCGCCGACGGCTCCTGGGTCGCCGTCTCCACCTCCGCGCAGTCGGTGGCCGAGCGGGTCGTACGGCTGGTTGGCCGCCCCGAGCTGGCCGAGGAGCCGTGGTTCGCCACGGGCGCGGAGCGCGCCGCGCACGCGGACGTCCTGGACGCGGCGGTCGCCCCGTGGATCGCCGCCCGCACCCGCGACGAGGTCCTGGCGGCCTTCGAGAAGGCGGAGGCCGCGGTGGCTCCCGTCCAGGACGTCCGCGGTGTGCTGGACGACCCCCAGTACCAGGCGCTGGACACGGTCACCACCGTGCCCGACCCGGAGCTGGGACCGCTGCGCATGCAGAACGTCCTCTTCCGGCTCTCCGCGACCCCCGGCGCGATCCGCTGGGCGGGCCGCCCGCACGGCGCCGACACGGAGGCCGTCCTCACCGAACTGGGCCTCACCCCGTCCGACCTGCACGCCCTGCGCGAGGAAGGTGCCCTGTGACCGAGTTTCCGAGGTGCCCGCTCACCTGGCTCTACGTCCCCGGAGACCGCCCGCACGTCGTCACCAAGGCGCTGGCCGCGGGCGCCGACGTGGTGGTGATCGACCTGGAGGACGCGGTCGGCCCCGACCGCAAGGAGTACGCCCGCGCCGCCACCGCCGAGCGCCTGGCCGAGCCGCAGCAGGTCCCGGTGCACGTCCGCGTCAACGCCCTGGACACCGACCGGGCGGCGGCGGACCTGGCCGCGCTGGCCGGCCTGCCGGGGGTGTCCGGGCTGCGGCTGCCGAAGGTGACGTCGGCATCCGAGATCCGGCAGATCGCCGTGGCCACCCCGCTGCCGCTGTACGCGCTGCTGGAGTCGGCCCTCGGCATCGAGCACGCCTACGCGATCGCCACCGCCCACCCCTCCCTGCGGGGCATCTCCCTCGGTGAGGCCGACCTCCGGGCCGACCTGGGCCTGCGGGCCGACGCCGGCCTCGACTGGTCCCGCTCCCGCGTGGTCGTCGCCGCCCGTGCGGCCGGTCTGGCCCCACCGTCCCAGTCCGTCCACCCCGACATCCGCGACCTGGACGGTCTCGCCGCGTCCTGCGCCCGCGGCCGCGCCCTCGGCTTCCTGGGACGCGCCGCGATCCACCCCCGCCAGCTCCCGGTGATCGAGCGGGTCTACCTCCCCACCCCCTACGAGATCGAGGAGGCCGAGACGGTCCTCAAGGCGGCGGCCACCGACCAGGGCGCCCAGGCGCTGCCCGACGGCCGGTTCATCGACGCGGCGGCCGTGGCGCTGGCCCACCGGACGCTGTCCCTGACCCGCAGGAACTGAGACCGGGCCGGCACCGCGCCGCCACGCGAACGGCGGGGGCCGATCGCGCCGTGACCACCCCCGCACACGACGAGGGCGCCCGGAGAGTTCCGGGCGCCCTCGTCGGCGTGCGAGCGGTCGTCAGCCCTTCTTCGCCGACTCCGCCGTGTCCTTCGCCTCCACCGGTTCCGGCTCGGCCTCGGCGTCGGGCTCGACGTCGGCCTTGCCCGCGGTCTCCTTGCCCTTGGCCTCCGCCTTGCCCTTGGCTTCCGCCTTGGTCATGGTCACGGCGTCGGCCTTCGCGTCCGCGTCGGTCCCGGCCTTGGCGTCCGCGCCGGCATCCGGCTCGGCGTCGGCCTCCGCGTCTTCGGCGGCGCCTTCTTCAGCCGGGCCGTCGGGGGCGGCCGGTTCCACCACGGCCTCCTGTCCCGGTCGCAGCTTCGCGGAGAGCACGATGTACGTGACCGCCAGCAGGAAGACGATCAGGGCGGTCCAGTCGTTGAGGCGCAGGCCCAGGATGTGGTGGGCGTCGTCGACCCGCATGTACTCGATCCAGCCGCGGCCCACGCAGTACGCGGCGACGTACAGCGCGAAGGTCCGCCCGTGACCGAGCGCGAAGCGGCGGCCGGCCCAGATGGCCAGGAATCCGACGCCGACGCACCACAGGGACTCGTAGAGGAAGGTCGGGTGGTAGTAGCCCGGGACCCGGCCGCCCTCGGAGGAGGTGATGTGCAGGGCCCACGGAACGTGGGTCGCGTGGCCGTACAGCTCCTGGTTGAACCAGTTGCCCCAGCGGCCGATGGCCTGCGCGAAGGCGATACCGGGGGCGATGGCGTCGGCGTAGGCGGGCAGCGGGATCCCGCGGCGACGGCAGCCGATCCACGCGCCGACCGCGCCGAGCGCGATCGCGCCCCAGATGCCCAGGCCGCCCTCCCACACCTTGAAGGCGTTCACCCAGTCACGGCCGTCGCTGAAGTACAGCTCGTAGTCCGTGATCACGTGGTAGAGCCGGCCGCCGACGAGGCCGAAGGGCACGGCCCAGACCGCGATGTCGGCCACCGTGCCGGGCCGCCCGCCGCGGGCGATCCAGCGCTTGTTGCCGAGCCAGACGGCGACGAAGACACCGATGATGATGCAGAAGGCGTAACCGCGCAGCGGAACGGGGCCGAGGTACAGCACCCCGTGCGACGGGCTGGGAATGTAGGCAAGTTCCATGGCAAGGTCGACGCTACCGTGCCGGGCCGCGTGGGCGGCAGGCGGACCGGCTACGGCTCCATAACGGGCGCGTGAGAAACACGCTTACCCTCGGTCCGCCGCCTCCACCATCTGCTTGAGCTTCGCCGGGGTCATCGTCTGGTCCTGGTAGATGTTCTTGCCGTCGAACAGCACCGTGGGCGTCCCGGTGAAGCCGCCGGTCTGGAAGGCCTGGTGGGACTTGTTCACCCAGCTGTTGTGGGTGCCGTCCTTGACGCACTTGCGGAACGCGGGGGTGTCCAGGCCCGGCACCTTGCCGGCCAGCTCGATCAGCTTCGCGTCGTCGAAGGCGTCGCTGCTCTCCGGAGGCTGGTTCGCGTACAGCACGTCGTGGTAGTCGCGGAACTTTCCGGCGTCCTGGGCGCAGGCCGCCGCGTTGGCCGCGCGCAGCGAGCCGGTGCCGCCCATGTTGCCGTCGATCAGCCGGACCAGGTGGTAGTCGATTCTGAGCTTGCCCGCGTCGGCCAGCTCGTGCAGGACCGGGCGGTAGCGCGTCTCGAAGTCCTGGCAGGCCGGGCAGCGGAAGTCCTCCCAGACCGTGAGCGTGGACTTGGCGCCGTCCTTGCCGACCGGGATCGCGAGGCTGTCCTTGCCCTGCGCGCCGGAGGGCGCCACGACCGGGCCGGCGCTGCTTCCCTTCTTCTTTCCCGCGTTCGCGGCGATCACGCCGATCACCGCCGCCAGCCCGAGGACGCAGACGACACTCGCGCCCACGATCAGGGCGCGCCGGCGCTTCTCCGCGGACTTCTGCTTCTCGCGCTCGACCACCAGCCGCTCGCGGGCGGTCCGCTTTCCGTCACGGTTCTTCTCGCTCACACCCCCAGAACGAACCGGGGAGGCGCAGCGCGCCTCCCCGGCCGGAGGTCCACCCGTTCGAGTGACCGAAATATTCCGTTGTCGCCTGATGGGCGCCCATGTGAAGCGCGTCGCGCGCTCCGGTGTGGCTACGCCTGTCGGCGCACGCCCTTGGCCAGGTCGCCGGCCAGCTCGCGGACCGCGTCGATCCCGGAGGCGTGGTCGGCGGCGTCCAGCATCCGCTTCACGAACGCCGAGCCGACGATGACACCGTCGGCGAAGCCGGCGACCTCGGCGGCCTGGGTGGCGTTGGAGACGCCGAGGCCGACGCAGACCGGGAGGCCGCTGCCGGTGGCCCGGGTGCGCTCCACCAGGTCATGGGCCTGCGCGCCGACGGACTCACGGGTGCCGGTGACGCCCATCAGCGAGGCGGCGTAGACGAAGCCGCTGCCAGCAGCGGTGATCTCGGCGAGCCGCTCGTCCTTGCTGCTGGGAGCCACGACGAAGACCGTGCCGAGGCCGTGCTTCTCGGCGTGCTCGCGCCACAGCGCCGACTCCTGGACCGGCAGGTCGGGCAGGATGCAGCCCGCGCCGCCCGCCTCGGCCAGCTCGGCGGTGAACCGCTCCACGCCGTAACGGTCGATGGGGTTCCAGTACGTCATGACGAGCACCGGCTTGCCGGTGGCCTCGTGGGCCTCGCGGACCGTGCGCATGACGTCGGCGATCTTCACGCCGCCGCGCAGGGCGATGTCGTCGGCGGTCTGGATGACCGGACCGTCCAGGACGGGGTCGCTGTGCGGCAGGCCGACCTCGACGATGTCGGCGCCGCCGTCGAAGACGGCCTTGATCGCCTCGATGCCGCCGTCCACGGTCGGGAACCCGGCCGGGAGGTAGGCGATGAGCGCGGCGCGCCCCTCGGCCCTGGCGGCGGCGAGGGTGTCGGACAGCAGGTGGATGTTGCCGCTCACTTGGCGTCCCCCTCGATCTCGGCGGTGTCGGCTTCGTTGGCGGCAACCTCGGCGTCGGCTTCGTAGAGGCCGAAGTAGCGGGCGGCGGTGTCCATGTCCTTGTCGCCGCGGCCGGAGAGGTTGACGATGATCAGCCCGTCCGGGCCCAGCTCCTTGCCGACCTCCAGGGCGCCGGCGAGGGCGTGGGCGCTCTCGATGGCCGGGATGATGCCCTCGGTGCGCGACAGCAGGCGCAGGGCCTGCATGGCCGCGTCGTCGGTGACCGCGCGGTACTCGGCGCGGCCGGAGTCCTTGAGGTAGGCGTGCTCGGGGCCGATGCCGGGGTAGTCGAGGCCGGCGGAGATCGAGTACGGCTCGGTGATCTGGCCCTCCTCGTCCTGCAGGACGTAGGAGCGGGAGCCGTGCAGGATGCCGGGCTCGCCCGCGGTCAGGGTGGCCGCGTGCTCGCCGGTCTCCACGCCGTGTCCGGCGGGCTCGCAGCCGATCAGGCGGACGTCCGCGTCGGGGATGAAGGCGTGGAAGAGGCCGATGGCGTTGGAGCCGCCGCCGACGCAGGCGATGGCGGCGTCGGGCAGCCGGCCGGCCTGCTCCAGGATCTGCCGGCGGGCCTCCACGCCGATGACGCGGTGGAAGTCGCGGACCATCGCCGGGAAGGGGTGGGGTCCCGCGACGGTGCCGAAGAGGTAGTGGGTGTTGTCGACGTTGGCGACCCAGTCGCGGAAGGCCTCGTTGATGGCGTCCTTCAGCGTGCGGCTGCCGGACTTCACCGCGACGACCTCGGCGCCCAGCATGCGCATGCGGGCCACGTTGAGGGCCTGGCGCTGGGTGTCGATCTCGCCCATGTAGATGGTGCACTCGAGGCCGAACAGGGCGCAGGCGGTGGCGGTGGCGACGCCGTGCTGGCCGGCGCCGGTCTCCGCGATGACGCGGGTCTTGCCCATGCGCTTGGTGAGCAGGGCCTGCCCGAGCACGTTGTTGATCTTGTGCGAGCCGGTGTGGTTGAGGTCCTCGCGCTTGAGGAACACCCGTGCGCCACCGGCGTGTTCGGCGAACCGCGGCACCTCGGTGAGGGAGCTGGGGCGGCCGGTGTAGTTCACCAGCAGGTCGTCGAGCTCGCGGGCGAACTCGGGGTCGGCCTTGGCCTTGTCGTACTCGACGGCGACCTCGTCCACGGCGGCGACCAGGGCCTCCGGGATGAACTTGCCGCCGAACGCGCCGAAGTAGCCCTCGGCGGTGGGGACGTGACCCTCGGGGTCGGGAATGAAGAACTGGCTGGGCATGCGGATACCTCGCAGGGGCAGGGCCCCGGGTTGCTCGGACTTGGGGTACGTGCTGGTGCGCGCGCTGTGTTTCGGGCGTGCTGACCCACCTGCCCGACGGCCGCGTTCTCGGCGGGGCCGGGCAAAGATCTCACAGAATCCGGTGCCATCGGGGGCGGCCGGTCCGGAACGGTCCCGGCCGGTCCGCCGCGAGGGCGCCCGGCCGCGGCGTCGCGGACCGGTGGTGCCGGACCGTCCGCGGCTTCATCGTGCGTCACGAGCTGGGCTTCGTACATCACGAGCCGGACTTCGCGCACCATGAGCCGGGCCTCGTGCACCACGAACCCAGGGGGTGTGGGGTGTCACGAGCCGGTGAAGGCGGCCGGTGTTCCGTCTGGAGGGGGCGGTTCAGCTCACCGCGGGGGACACGCGCACAGCGTGCTGCCATCGCATGCCGTTGACCTGGCCGGGTTCGTCGCCGATCACATAGCGGACCCGCCGCCCGTGCACCCGCCGCGCGGGGGCACGGCAGCCTCGGGGCCGGCAGCCGCGGGCGAGGCGGGCATGGGGGTCCCGCGTCGCGAAGGTGATCGGAAGCATCTCGACGCCCAGCTTAGCGAAGGTTCAGTTCCGGCCGTGCCGCAGTGCGGGGTGCTCGCCCGCCGCGACCAGGTCGGCTACGGCCGTCTTGGGGTCGCGGCCGGTGACGAGGGACTCGCCGACCAGTACCGCGTCGGCGCCCGCGTTGGCGTAGGCGATCAGGTCGTGCGGTCCGCGCACGCCGGACTCGGCGATCTTGACGATGTGGTCGGGGATCTCCGGGGCGACCCGCTCGAACGTGGCGCGGTCGACCTCCAGGGTCTTCAGGTTGCGCGCGTTGACGCCGATGATCTTGGCGCCCGCGTCCACGGCACGCTCGACCTCGTCCTCGTCGTGCACCTCGACGAGCGGGGTGAGGCCGATGGAGACGGCACGCTCGATCAGCGACTCCAGGGCCGGCTGGTCCAGGGCCGCCACGATCAGCAGCGCGAGGTCGGCGCCGTACGCGCGGGCCTCCCACAGCTGGTACGACGTGACGATGAAGTCCTTGCGCAGCACCGGGATGTCGACGCGGGCGCGGACGGCCTCCAGGTCGGCCAGCGAGCCGCCGAAGCGGCGCTGTTCGGTGAGGACGGAGATGACGGCGGCGCCGCCGGCCTCGTAGTCGGCGGCGAGCCCGGCCGGGTCGGCGATCGCGGCCAGCGCGCCCTTGGACGGGCTGGAGCGCTTGACCTCGCAGATCACCTTGACGCCGTCGCCCTTGAGGGCGGCGACGCCGTCCTTGGCGGCGGGCGCCTTGGCCGCGCGCTCCTTGAGCTCGTCGAGGCTGACGCGTGCCTGCCGCTCCGCGAGGTCGGCCCGGACTCCGTCGATGATCTCGTCGAGCACACTCACGCGAGCGGCCCCCTTTCAGACGGTGGTACCTACGGTGGTTCCTGATGGGTTCGTGAACCCATGGTCACTTCGATGGTATCCGCAGGAGGGCCGAGGGCTCGCATCCGGTGCCCTCCGGTTCCATTACCTGGACACCCCCTGTTCGATCAAGGGTGCAACCAGCCACCGAACGGCAGGTTCCGGACAACGGTGAAGGCCAGCAGCAATGTGCCGGCGATCCACAGCGGGGCCGGGCCCGGATCGATCCGCACCGGTCTCCCGCGCGCGGCCCGGACCACCCAGGCGGTCCACAGCACGGCGAAGCCGAGGTAGGCCGCCACGCCCGCCGCGTTGTCCCGCAGGGCGGCGAGGAGGTCGCCGTGGATGAAGGCGTGCGCGCTGCGCAGTCCGCCGCAGCCGGGGCAGTACAGGCCCGTGAACCGGTACAGCGGGCAGACGGGGTAGTGGCCGGGCTCGCCGGGGTCGACGGCGCCGACGTAGGCGAAGGCCGTGGCCACGGCCGCGAGGGCCCCGGCCGGGGCGGCGAGGCGCTGCCACAGGGGGCCGGGCGGGTCCGCCGGGCGCGGTGCGGTGAGCGGGGTCGGGCCCGGGGCGAGACGGCGGTCGGCGTTCACCCTGGCATTCTGCCCGGCGGGCCCCCGGAACGCGCGCGAGGGGCGGCCCGGCACCGGTGGGGTGCGCGGGCCGCCCCTCGCGGGACGTGCGGGGCGGCGCTCAGCTCTGGGCGCCGGCCGGCTCGCGGGTCGCGGCCGGGGCGGCCTGGTAGGTGAGGGCGGTGGCCTGCTTGGGCATGCCGAGCCCCATGGCCCGCATGACGGCGCCCACGACGCCACCGAGGACCACGATCGCCATGCCGGCCCAGAAGCCGACCGGCTGGGCCATCACCATGAAGGCGCCCGCGACGCAGAAACCGATGAAGGCGATGGTGACGCCGGTCCAGGCGGCCGGGGTGTGACCGTGGCTGCTGCCCGCCATGACTTGCTCCTCGTTGCTGTACGTGTCGTAGTTCGCGACGTTCGTGTCGTACGTTTCCGGGCCCGCCCGTCACCGTCAGGGCCGGAACCGTCCGACCCGGAACTGTCCGAGCCGGACACTCGCCCTCCATTGTCCCGTACGCGTGCGCGTGCCGGACGCGGGGGTGCCGTCTGGTTCGCCACAGTCGGCGGCGTGGGCCGGGGAAGGGACGCGGCTCAGGCTCCGGTGGGGTCCTCGCCGCGGTCCAGGGCCTTCCAGATCTCCTCGGGGCGCTCTGGGTCGACCGGGCGGGCCGTGCGCCGGGGGCGCTCGCCGCCGCGCTCGTAGCGGCCGGACATGGCGGGCCACAGGCCGCCGTAGCGCAGGGCGAGCAGCCCGGCGAGCAGGATCAGGACGCCGCCGGCGGCCGCGACGTAGGGCCAGCCGGTGTGGGTGAGGGAGGCGACGGTGGCGGAGGCGTCTCCGGTGGCCTCGGCTGCCTTGTCGTCCAGCGCGGAGTCGTCCGAGGCGCCGGAGAGCGCGGCCACGACGATGCCGGCGCCGGAGAGCGCGAGCAGGGCGGCGACGAGGAGACGGCCGGCCCGGCGGACGGCGAACACGGCGACGAGCGCGGCGAGGCCCACGACGGCGAGGGCGGCGGGGACGCCGGTGACGTCGCTGCCCTTGGCGACCAGCGGGAAGGCGCCGCCGGCCACCGTCGCGGTGCCCTCCGACCAGCGCTGCCGGGTGGAGAGCAACGCGACGGCCGCGCCGAGCGCACCGAACATCAGGGCCATGGCGAGGCTCCGCCGGCCGGACCGGACGGGTGCGGAGGCCGTCGAGGAGTCGGAACGGGGGTGGGGTACGGCAGTAGTCACGTCATCCACTATCGCCTGAACCCCGGGCGAACCGTCACCCGGGGTTGGTCCCGGATCCGCTCAGGCCCGTCCCAGCCGGTTGGCGGTGTGCACCGCCCGCAGCACGGCCGCCGCCTTGTTGCGGCACTCGTTGTCCTCCGCGACCGGATCGGAGTCGGCGACGATGCCGGCGCCGGCCTGGACGTAGGCGGTGCCGTCCCGGAGCAGGGCGGTGCGGATGGCGATGGCGGTGTCGGAGTCGCCGGCGAAGTCGAGGTAGCCGACGCACCCGCCGTACAGGCCGCGGCGGGAGGGCTCGAGTTCGTCGATGATCTGCATCGCGCGGGGCTTGGGGGCGCCGGAGAGGGTGCCCGCCGGGAAGCACGCGGTGAGCACGTCGAAGGCGGTGCGGCCCTCGGACACCTTGCCGGTCACCGTGGAGACGATGTGCATGACGTGCGAGTAGCGCTCGATCGACATGAAGTCGACGACCTCCACCGAGCCGGGTTCGCAGACCCGTCCGAGGTCGTTGCGGCCGAGGTCGACGAGCATCAGGTGCTCGGCACGCTCCTTGGGGTCGGCGAGCAGTTCCTCGCCGAGCGCCTGGTCCTCCTGCAGGGTGGCGCCGCGGTGCCGGGTGCCGGCGATGGGGTGGACCATCGCGCGCCCGTCCTCGACCTTCACCAGCGCCTCGGGCGAGGAGCCGACGACGTCGAAGCCGTCGAAGCGGAACAGGTACATGTACGGCGAGGGGTTGGTGGCCCTGAGGACCCGGTAGACGTCCAGCGCGCTCGCCGTGACCGGGGTCTCGAAGCGCTGGGAGGGCACGACCTGGAAGGCCTCGCCCGCGCGGATGCGCTCCTTGACGTCCTCGACGGCTTCCTGGAAGTCGGGGCCGCCCCACAGCGCGGTGTACTCGGGCAGTTCGGAGGGCGGCAGGACAGCCGGAGGCTGGGCGACCGGCCGGGCCAGGTCGGCCTCCATGGCGTCCAGGCGGGCGACGGCGTCGGCGTAGGCGTCGTCGATGCCGGTGTCGAGGTCGTTGTGGTTGATCGCGTTGGCGATCAGCAGGACCGAGCCCTCCCAGTGGTCCATCACGGCGAGGTCGCTGGTGAGGAGCATGGTCAGCTCGGGCAGCTTCAGGTCGTCGCGCTCGCCGGGGCCGATCTTCTCCAGGCGGCGGACGATGTCGTAGCCGAGGTAGCCGACCATGCCGCCGGTGAAGGGCGGCATGCCCTCCTGGTGCGGGGTGTGCAGGGCCTGGAGGGTGGCGCGCAGGGCGGCGAGCGGGTCGCCGTCGACGGGGACGCCGACCGGCGGGGTACCGAGCCAGTGCGCCTGTCCGTCGCGCTCCGTCAGTGTCCCGGCGGACCGGACACCGACGAAGGAGTAGCGGGACCAGGATCGGCCGTTCTCGGCGGATTCCAGCAGGAATGTTCCGGTTCGCTCGGCGGCGAGCTTGCGGTAGAGGGCGACCGGGGTGTCGCCGTCGGCGAGGAGCTTGCGGGTGACCGGGACGACACGCCGGTCGGTGGCGAGCTTGCGGAAGGTCTCGAGATCCATGGCGGCAGACCTTACTGATCCGAGGCGGGCGTGCCGGAGACGTCGTCCCTCAGCAGGACGTCGGCGTCGAAGCAGGTGCGGTCGCCGGTGTGGCAGGCGGCGCCCACCTGGTCCACCCGGACCAGCAGTGTGTCGGCGTCGCAGTCCAGGGCGACGGACTTGACCCACTGGTAGTGGCCGGAGGTGTCGCCCTTGACCCAGTACTCCTGCCGGCTGCGGGACCAGTACGTGCAGCGGCCGGTGGTCAGGGTGCGGTGCAGCGCCTCGTCGTCCATCCAGCCGAGCATCAGCACCTCGCCGGTGTCGTACTGCTGGGCGACGGCGGGGACGAGGCCGTCGGCGTCGCGCTTGAGGCGGGCGGCGATCGCTGGATCGAGGCTGGTGGGGCGGGGGCCGCCGGTCGTACTGGTCATGGGTGCCATTGTGCCGCCTGGCACGGACAGTCACTGCGCGTGTCCGGTGGGCAGGCGTTTTGTATGGTCGTACGCTGGCTCCATGTCGACCTTCGCCAAGCGTGAACGGCTGCTGCTCGCCGACCTTTTGGAAACCGTCGGACCGGATGCCCCGACACTGTGCGAGGGGTGGCGGGCCCGGGATCTGGCCGCGCACGTGGTGGTGCGCGAGCGGCGCCCGGACGCGGCCGGGGGCCTTGTCATCAAGCAGCTCGCGCCGCGCCTGGAGCGGGTGACGGCTGAGTACGCGGCGAAGCCGTACGAGGAGCTGCTCCAGCTGATCCGCACGGGGCCGCCGCGGTTCTCGCCGTTCGCGCTGAAGCAGGTCGACGAGGCGGCGAACACGGTCGAGTTCTACGTCCACACCGAGGACGTCCGCCGCGCGCAGCCCGACTGGAGCCCGCGCGAGCTGGACCCGGTGTTCCAGGACACGCTGTGGTCGAACCTGGAGCGTTCGGCCCGGCTGATGGACCGGGGCGCGCCGACCGGCCTGGTGCTGCGCTGCCCGGACGGCCGGACGACGGTGGCGCACCGGGGCACTCCGGTGGTCACGGTGACCGGTGAGCCCTCGGAGCTGCTGATGTTCGCGTACGGCCGGCAGGGTGTCGCCGCCGTGGCCCTGGAGGGGGACGCGGACGCGATCGAGAAGGTGCACGAGTCCAGGCAGCTGGGCATCTGAGACCGGGGGCGCCGCCGCCATGATCAAGGTCGCGATGACGCACGTGTACGTGGAGGACGTGGCGAAGGCGCACGCCTTCTACACCGAGGTCCTGGGGTTCGAGACCCGGCTGCACATGGACCTCGGCGACGGCGCGCTCTTCGTCACGGTCGGCGCGCCCCACGGGGCCCAGCGGGATGTGCAGTTACTGCTGGAGCCGGGCCGCAACCCCATCGCCGACCCGTACCGCACGGCGCTGTACGACGCCGGGATCCCCTGCATCGTGTTCTCCGTGACCGACCTGCCGGCGGAGTACGACCGCCTGCGCGCCCTGGGCGTCCGCTTCACGCATCCGCCGCAGGAGCAGGGGCCGGTACTGGCGGCGGTGTTCGACGACACGGTCGGCAACCTGGTGCAGCTGACAGAGCCGCTGGGCTGAACACCGGCGGCCGGGCGGGGAGTCCGGGACAGCCGCCGGGCCGGGCCCGTACGATCCGTCAGGCCGGGTCCCCGTGCGGTCCGTCAGGCCGGGAGTTCCGCGCGGCGCAGGGCCGGGAAGCAGAGGAAGACGACTCCGCCGAGCCCGCAGACGGCCGCGCTGACCAGGTAGACCGGGCCGAGGCCCCAGGCGCCGATCGCGGCGGCGGCGAACGGCATGCTCAGCGGGGCGAAGCCGAGGCTGACCAGGCTGGCGACGGAGGTGACCCGGCCGAGGTAGGAGGGGTCGCCCTGGGTCTGGAGCAGGGCGCCGCACATGGCGCCGCTGAGCCCGCTGACCAGCCCGATGAGCAGGGCGATGCCGACGGCGACGGGGAGGCTGGAGGCCTGGCCGAGGGAGCCCACGGCGACGGCGCCGGCGGTGCAGGCGCACCCGGCCACCAGTCCGGCGCGCGGCAGGCGGCCCCGCACGGTCAGCA comes from the Streptomyces sp. NBC_00820 genome and includes:
- a CDS encoding CaiB/BaiF CoA transferase family protein, with product MAATHLGDFGAEVIKVEHPGRPDPSRGHGPSKDGVGLWWKVLGRNKRTITLDLSRPGGRTTLLRLAATADVVIENFRPGTLEKWDLGWAELSAANPRLVLARVTAFGQFGPYAHRPGFGTLAEAMSGFAALTGEPDAPPTLPPFGLADAVAGLATAYAVMTALAARERTGEGQVVDMAIIEPMLAVVGPQPTWYDQLGYVQERAGNRSANNAPRNTYRTADGSWVAVSTSAQSVAERVVRLVGRPELAEEPWFATGAERAAHADVLDAAVAPWIAARTRDEVLAAFEKAEAAVAPVQDVRGVLDDPQYQALDTVTTVPDPELGPLRMQNVLFRLSATPGAIRWAGRPHGADTEAVLTELGLTPSDLHALREEGAL
- a CDS encoding HpcH/HpaI aldolase/citrate lyase family protein; the encoded protein is MTEFPRCPLTWLYVPGDRPHVVTKALAAGADVVVIDLEDAVGPDRKEYARAATAERLAEPQQVPVHVRVNALDTDRAAADLAALAGLPGVSGLRLPKVTSASEIRQIAVATPLPLYALLESALGIEHAYAIATAHPSLRGISLGEADLRADLGLRADAGLDWSRSRVVVAARAAGLAPPSQSVHPDIRDLDGLAASCARGRALGFLGRAAIHPRQLPVIERVYLPTPYEIEEAETVLKAAATDQGAQALPDGRFIDAAAVALAHRTLSLTRRN
- the lgt gene encoding prolipoprotein diacylglyceryl transferase; protein product: MELAYIPSPSHGVLYLGPVPLRGYAFCIIIGVFVAVWLGNKRWIARGGRPGTVADIAVWAVPFGLVGGRLYHVITDYELYFSDGRDWVNAFKVWEGGLGIWGAIALGAVGAWIGCRRRGIPLPAYADAIAPGIAFAQAIGRWGNWFNQELYGHATHVPWALHITSSEGGRVPGYYHPTFLYESLWCVGVGFLAIWAGRRFALGHGRTFALYVAAYCVGRGWIEYMRVDDAHHILGLRLNDWTALIVFLLAVTYIVLSAKLRPGQEAVVEPAAPDGPAEEGAAEDAEADAEPDAGADAKAGTDADAKADAVTMTKAEAKGKAEAKGKETAGKADVEPDAEAEPEPVEAKDTAESAKKG
- a CDS encoding DsbA family protein; this encodes MSEKNRDGKRTARERLVVEREKQKSAEKRRRALIVGASVVCVLGLAAVIGVIAANAGKKKGSSAGPVVAPSGAQGKDSLAIPVGKDGAKSTLTVWEDFRCPACQDFETRYRPVLHELADAGKLRIDYHLVRLIDGNMGGTGSLRAANAAACAQDAGKFRDYHDVLYANQPPESSDAFDDAKLIELAGKVPGLDTPAFRKCVKDGTHNSWVNKSHQAFQTGGFTGTPTVLFDGKNIYQDQTMTPAKLKQMVEAADRG
- the trpA gene encoding tryptophan synthase subunit alpha → MSGNIHLLSDTLAAARAEGRAALIAYLPAGFPTVDGGIEAIKAVFDGGADIVEVGLPHSDPVLDGPVIQTADDIALRGGVKIADVMRTVREAHEATGKPVLVMTYWNPIDRYGVERFTAELAEAGGAGCILPDLPVQESALWREHAEKHGLGTVFVVAPSSKDERLAEITAAGSGFVYAASLMGVTGTRESVGAQAHDLVERTRATGSGLPVCVGLGVSNATQAAEVAGFADGVIVGSAFVKRMLDAADHASGIDAVRELAGDLAKGVRRQA
- the trpB gene encoding tryptophan synthase subunit beta: MPSQFFIPDPEGHVPTAEGYFGAFGGKFIPEALVAAVDEVAVEYDKAKADPEFARELDDLLVNYTGRPSSLTEVPRFAEHAGGARVFLKREDLNHTGSHKINNVLGQALLTKRMGKTRVIAETGAGQHGVATATACALFGLECTIYMGEIDTQRQALNVARMRMLGAEVVAVKSGSRTLKDAINEAFRDWVANVDNTHYLFGTVAGPHPFPAMVRDFHRVIGVEARRQILEQAGRLPDAAIACVGGGSNAIGLFHAFIPDADVRLIGCEPAGHGVETGEHAATLTAGEPGILHGSRSYVLQDEEGQITEPYSISAGLDYPGIGPEHAYLKDSGRAEYRAVTDDAAMQALRLLSRTEGIIPAIESAHALAGALEVGKELGPDGLIIVNLSGRGDKDMDTAARYFGLYEADAEVAANEADTAEIEGDAK
- the trpM gene encoding tryptophan biosynthesis modulator TrpM — encoded protein: MLPITFATRDPHARLARGCRPRGCRAPARRVHGRRVRYVIGDEPGQVNGMRWQHAVRVSPAVS
- the trpC gene encoding indole-3-glycerol phosphate synthase TrpC; amino-acid sequence: MSVLDEIIDGVRADLAERQARVSLDELKERAAKAPAAKDGVAALKGDGVKVICEVKRSSPSKGALAAIADPAGLAADYEAGGAAVISVLTEQRRFGGSLADLEAVRARVDIPVLRKDFIVTSYQLWEARAYGADLALLIVAALDQPALESLIERAVSIGLTPLVEVHDEDEVERAVDAGAKIIGVNARNLKTLEVDRATFERVAPEIPDHIVKIAESGVRGPHDLIAYANAGADAVLVGESLVTGRDPKTAVADLVAAGEHPALRHGRN